AGATATTTAATATTATGACGATTCACGAATTTTTCAAGGAATTTCCAGACGAAGCAAGCTGTAAAGCACATTTTAAATCCAAAGAGATAAAAAGGGTGTCACCTGTAAGAGATACCAACACCAAGAGCATTATTGGATATCCACACGAGATCAATACCAATGTAAGAAGTGTAACTATAGAACCACATTAAAGAGTGGTACGCTTTTACATGGCTCTCACCTACCCGTCACTATTGGTATTTTGGAATGATCTGCGCATCTGTAATTAAATTTTGAGCAATAATATGAATTGCCTGGCCATTTGGTGCTTGTATTTTTGTATATTTTACAAACGTAGAATAATTTCCGGATGTAACCGGCATGGGGATTACACCATTTTGGGAGGTACTAATGTCATAATTATCAGCCAACTGAGCATTAGATGAACAATAAATCATTAAGGTTAGTAGTAGTAGAGAAATTTTTTTCATATTTACAAGAAGAACTCATTTAATAAATAATTATCAAAGCATAGCTTAATATATTTTTACGGAAAAGTCATCTATTGTCGGTTGGTTTGAAGTGATGACCGTATTTTCGGCAAAACCCATGATCCCAACATCGATAACGTCTGTATCTCCTAAGCCCCAATTGTCTAACCCTGATGCATCAATAGACCTTCCAACACCAACCATTGCATTATCTATAAACAGGCTTAACGTTTTGTTAGAATGGCAAAATTGTATTTTTAATATAGCGGTTTCCAATGATTGAGCTAAAATCGTTCTTTGAACATCGATAGGGGCCCCTCCTAACCGGTTTGCTACCAATTGGGCCTGAACAAAACGTTGGGCTCCATTTATGGTTGCTAAATTGCATTCATATACCTTTGAAGACTGACCTGAAGCAACAGGCCTTCCGGCAAAAATACCCGCTCCCACCTGTGCATTTGCTCCTCCATTGCTATTCCAGTGTAGCGGGACGGTCACAGTTAAAGAAATCTCCCAGGATTTATCATATGGCATCTGTGTTTTATATAGTTTCCAGACTTCAAGGGCCTGAGTCGATGCCGTACTGGCAGTTAATTGCCCTTTTCCACCTACCAATGTTATATCAGCACCTTCGGATTCCCAACGTGTACTTTGAGAAAAAAAGCCGGAGAAATTGTTGTCAAAAGCATAGTTTTCTGTTGATGTAGTAGTCATGAATTGACAAGATGGCATTACAGGAGGGTTCGTAGTACTATTACTTGATGAGCATGCGGTAATAAAAACTAGCAAAAAGCTAATAACGGTGATTTTAAATATTGGTTTCATAAATATATAACTAATGATTATTATCTTCTGTAAGTTCCATCCGGTAAGACCGTTGGCAATATATAAGTGGGGTTTGTAAATATTGTATAAGCTGCCGGATCTTGACTTTGTACAAGAACTCTTGTATTTAATTTCCATTCATGAGAAATATCGCTAAGCCTGTTTTCCTGCGCACCCAACATAGAGGTCATAATCCAATATAAATACTCACTTACCTGGCAGCTATAATTACAAGTTGTGTCAGTATAAGTATACCAGGCTCCCGCAGGATAACTCGCAGGCGGGTTTTCAAAACGTCCCCCTCTGGCAATATCCATAGCTGCGGAAATTTCAGAGCCGGTTTGTGAACTAAAAACAGTCGGATATGCTCTTTCGTGACCGGCAGTAGTAATGATATGCCAAACCTCTTCCAGCGAAGCATCAAATGTCCCCGTATGACCATTTGTATGCCAGACCGGAACCGTTTCGTCTGCTCCCAAGTCTTGTCCTGAAAAACCGCTTGGAGGGTTAAAATTATTCATATCAGCTGATGTTTTCCACATAAATAAAAAGGCTTTGTTAGCTTTCATAGTATTATGCACTGTTGTATTGTCTACGGTACCATCTTCATTATTGTCTAAATATTGTGCCATTATATTTGCAGCGTGCAATAATTTGGTATCTTCAACAGCACTTACGGCATAAATAGGAATATCAAATACCATCACTTTTCTATTAAAGTTTGTAAAGCCTATATCTGAATTAGCTACGATGGTAAAATTAGGATCGTTTCCCGGATTTATGGTGCCATTGTTTCCTCCGACATTTGTATTGTCATTTGAAGAACAAGAAATATAGCTGATTAATGTAATAGCACTTATTACAACTGATAGCAACCTCATTGATTTTTTCATAATTCTATATTATTTTTATAAATTAATTTGTTTTTAATTATCGTAGTAAAAAACCATAAAACTTTACACATTATTGCAATAAAAAAGTCCTATTGCTGTTATTCGGACTTATTCAATTGCTTTTGATATTGCTTTGGAGTAATGCCTTCCGTGTTTTTAAAAACACTATAGAATGTTGATTTTGAAGAGAATCCCGCCTCTTGGGCTAATCCTAAAATAGATAGTTGCTTTGATTTTGGAGAAGAGAGCAGTTTTTTAAATTCATCTATTCGAAACCGGTTAATAAAATGGTAAAAATTGTTTTTAGTATTTTTATTGATAATTATAGAAAGTTCTTTTTCTCCTAAATTTAGATGGTTTGATAGCGTTTTTAGATTTAAATGGTTATCTGTAAAGAGCTTTTCTTGTAGTATAATTTTTGAAATTTGAGCGAATTTTTCATTCATTTTAATAGTAACATCCGGCTTCTCGGAAATATCTCCTGTAGTATTTTGAAATTGGATTGACGTAAATATTTCGGACTGAGAAAACCCATTGTGCCCTATCCAGTAAAGCATAAAAAAAGTAAGAATATCAGAAGCAATAACAAAATAGAATGTTACCGCTTCGTTGTATATACCGATGATATCCTCGAAAACCCATATGATGTGAAAAAACAAAGCGATGTATACTAATTGTTTTATCCAGGAAAGCATTTTATTTTCTGTATCGGAATAAAAATCTCCTATGCTTCTTTGGTGCAATTTTAAAATATACAGGATAAAAACAAGTAATGAAATATTAAAAACATAATCAAAATATGTAACGGCATAAACTAAAAAGAGGCTTAAATTAAATAGGATACCCGGAGCAAATAACAAAAAATAGCCCCATTTTATTTTTTTATTCAGGGTTTTGATGATATATAAAAACAAAAAAGGAAATGTAAATAAGGAACACTGTGGAATAGAAGCGGGAATGCCATCCACAGAATAAAGTATAACATCTAAAACCTCCAGAGATATAGACCATAAAAAAAGGCTCAAAAAAACATTCGCTTTTTTATTCTTTGATTTAGCCGTGATAAACAAGAACCCTAATACTAAAGCTACCGAAAAAGACATGATATTCAGGAAAATCCGAAAATAAAAATCAATTACCATAAACTAAGTTTTGATAAAATTACAATAACTTTTCAATACATTTCTTCCGTAAAAAAATAAATTTTGATTGAAAAATAATTTAGTTTCACTTCAGTAACCACTTCGTTAGTACATGAATTTTTTCATTTGAAAATTCACAAAAAACAAATGAAAAAATTCATGTACTTTTGTTTATATGGGATGTATTCAAATAAATAATATAAAATTATATGCTTTTCATGGCTGTTTGGAAGAAGAAGCTAAAATAGGTTCCAAATACCGTGTAGATATAAAAATAAAAGCAAACCTCATAAAACCCTCTCTTTCCGATGAGCTGTCAGATACTGTAGATTATGTGCATGTAAATCATATTGTTAGAGAAGAGATGGCTATCCGGTCCAAATTATTAGAGAACGTGGCCAAACGAATTTTAGACAGAATTTTTAGAGAATTGAAAACAGTTAAAAAAGGAACGGTAAGTATTGCTAAGATAAACCCACCTGTCGAGGGCAATGTAAATGAAGTAGTTGTCGTTCTTTCAAAAAAACGCAAAATCTAAAAAAACTTGCCTGAAAAGATAAATGATGTAAATTTGCAAGTCTTTATCAGGTGTCGTGGCCGAGTGGCTAGGCAGTGGTCTGCAACACCATCTACAGCGGTTCGAATCCGCTCGACACCTCAGAAGCACCGCCTAAAAAACGGTGCTCTTTTTATTCTCATTCCATTCACCGATAAAAAACTGCCATTCATCGATATTATGGATAGATTCAACTAAAGTAAAAAACACTTTTATTTTTTTTTCTTCAATTTGTCCTTTGAATTACAAAGGTCTTACATTGAAAAAACTTAGGATACTTCTTATAGAGGATGACGAAATTGAGAGAATGAAATTTAAAAGAGTATGCACAAAAAATGGTTTTGAACACATCATTGTAGAAGCTCCAAATGGAGAAATAGCATTACATCTTTTAGATAGCAATAAATTACCTGACTTTATATTGCTGGATCTGAATATGCCTAAAATGAATGGAACGGAATTTTTAAAAAGTTTAAAAGCAAATCCTGCTTTACAATTCATCCCAATTGTTGTTTTATCAACGTCAAATAATTACGAAGATGTGAAAAAATGTTATGAAATCGGAGCATCCGGATATATGATCAAACCACTACATTTTGAAGATTACAAACAAAAAGTAATCTCATTACTTAACTATTGGGAAAATAATGAACTAATAGAAGAATAATTATGAAAGGTATTATCTTTACAGAGTTTTTAGATTTGGTAGAAACTAAATTCGGTCTGGAAATGGTCGATGAAATTATTGAAGCTTCCGACTTGGAATCCATGGGAGTTTATGCAGCGACCGGGACTTATAGTTTTTCCGAAATGTTATCGTTAATAACAAATCTTAGTGAGCGTACAAAAATTACTATTAATGATTTACTTACAGTATATGCACATCATTTTTTTGGAGTGATTGAAAGAAGCTATCGGCATATACTGCATTTATATAAAGACCCTATAGATATGCTTGCTTCTATTGAAAATCACATACATGTGGAGGTAAGAAAAATTTATCCTGATGCCGAATTACCCAGGTTTGTTGTTGTTGAGAAAACGAAAAATAGACTGGAATTAGAATATTTTTCTTCGAGGTCTATGTATGCTTTTGCATATGGTTTAATGGAAAAAACATTTCAACACTATAATCGTTCCGCAACCATTTCTTATGAGCTATTAAAAGAAGACGGGCGCCATGTAAAATTTGTAGTCTTGCAAAATGAATCTCCCCAAAGTTGATATATTTGAAAAAATAACCGTTAGTCAGATAAAAGTTGATTAGAAAAGAAGACAGGAGTTATGTAAAATTTGTAATTTTACGAGATGAACTCCCCTAAATCCGAAATACTTCAAAAAGCGCTGGCCAGAGAAAAACTGGCCAGAAAAGAAGCTGAAAAAATTCTGGAAGAAAAATCCTTAGAATTATTTAATAAAAGTAAGGAGCTTTTAGCTATTAACGAAAATTTAGCAAAAGTAATTGACCAAAAAACAATTGAATTTAAAGGTATTTTTGATAATATTATCGACTCTTATATTTTGATGGATTTGTACGGCAATGTTTTAAAAATGAACAAACCTGCCGTAAATTTTTTTGGTTTCGATATTAAAAATGAGCAGTTTAACGTATCTGAAATTCTCTATGAAGATGACTTTGAATATGCTCAAAAGTCTTTTAAAAAATTACTTATCGAAGGTTCTTTCAAGAATTATCAATCAAGAATATATACCAAATCAAAGGAAGTTAAATGGGTGCAAATCAATTCCAGTATTGTTACCGATACAACAGGGATCCCCGCTTTTGCACATGGTATTATCAGAGATATTACCAAAGCTAAACAACAACAACAAGATTTTGAAGAGCAAAAACAACAACTGGATGCTATTGTTGATAATTCTTTTTTAGGAATTGTTTTGAGCAATAAAGAGGGTAAGGTTTTAAAAACAAATACAGCTCTTGAAAATTTACTGAATTACCCTCAAGAAGAACTCTTAAATCTTAAAGTTGATGATATTACTTTGAAAGAAGATAATGATGTATTTCATAAATATATAAATGATTTGAATAACGGAAAAACAGATCATTTTACTCTTAAAAGAAGATATCAGTCAAAAAAAGGGGAAATTATTTGGGGGAAAACAAATGTGGCTGCCGTTAGAAAGACGAATAAATCGCTTCATTATCAGGTATTTTTAATAGAAGATATCACCGAAGAATTAAAAAAAGGAGCACTATTGGAAGCATTAAACAATTTGATGTCTTCTATTTTAGGGAAAACAAATATTTATGAAATATCCCTGGAAATAGCAGAAAAAATTATTGGACTACTTGATTTTGAAAATTGCGTAATCTATTTATTAGATAAAGAAAAACAAGTGCTACAGCAAATTGCCTCTTACGGAAAATCGTCAAATAAAATAGTTCCTCTAGGTGAAGGGGTTATTAGCACAGTGGCAGAAACCGGAATTCCGGAAATTATCTCTGATGTGAGTAAAGATCCCAGATATCTTATGGATACTGAACTTAATATTCGGAAATTGCTGTACCCATTATTTCAGGTGAAGAAATTATCGGAGTAATAGATTCGGAACACTCCCGTAAAAATTTTTATACCAAAGACCATTTGGAAACACTACAAACCATTGCAGGGTTAGCTGCTACTCAATTAAAAAATGCCATGAGTTTACAATTGAGAAAAGAAATGGAAAAACAAAAAGAAATCATTTTAAAAGATTTGACAAAAAGCAATCAGGAATTAAATGATTTTGCCCATGTAGTTTCACATGATTTAAAATCTCCCTTGCGGAGCATGAATGCTTTAGTGTCGTGGCTAAAAGAAGATTGTGCCGATTTTTCTAATGATGATATCAATGCTAACTTAGACTCATTATTAAAAAAAATAGATCGCATGGATTTATTGATCAATGGAATTTTGAGTTATGCCAGCATAGATAGAGTGAAAAAGAAAAGTCAACCTATAGACCTGAATGAATTAGTGAGAGACATATTAGATACTATTCACACCCCTCAGAATATAGAAATCCAAATCAAAACAAAATTGCCTATAGTAAAAGGAGATTCATTTAAAATGATTCAACTGTTTCAGAATTTGCTAAGTAATGCTATCAAATACTCTGATAAAGAAAAAGGGGTTGTAATTATCAATTGCATTTCAGAAAAAAATTACTGGCAATTTAGTATTCGGGATAATGGTATGGGTATTTCAGAAAAATACTTTGACAAAATATTTCAAGTATTTCAAGTATTAGAAAAATCAGAAGATTCTACAGGAGTGGGATTATCAATTGTACAAAAAATAATTGCTTTTTACAATGGAAAAATATGGTTAGAATCTAAATTAGAAAAAGGAACCACCTTCTTTTTTACATTACCAAAATAAACATATGGATACACCCAATTTAAATTACATAAAAGAGCTTTCGGATGGCGATAAAAAATTCGAAGAAAAGTTACTGTCCGTATTAAAAAAAGAGTTTCCTTTGGAATTAAATAGTTTCTTAAACAATTATCAAAAAAAAGATTATAAAAAAAGTGCTGAAGATGTACATAAACTAAAACATAAAATTAGTATCTTGGGACTTGTAAATGGGTACCGTGTTGCTACTGATTTTGAAAACGAGTTAAAATTAGAATCAGATAGTTTATATGAGTCTTTCATGCAGATCATAAATCAGATAAAATTGTTTTTAAAAATTAATCCTCTATAAATCATGAAATGTTTAATTATTGATGACGATGCTACCGCAAGGTTAATTATGCGGCAACTATGTGAAGGATTTGGCAATTTGACTATTGTTGATGAATTTTCAAATGCAATAGATGCAATAAAATTTTTGAACTCCAATTCAATTGATCTTATATTTTTGGATATTCATATGCCGACGTTTTCCGGATTTGATTTTATTCAAACATTGAAAACCCCTCCGAAAATAGTACTTACAACATCTGATAAAAACTTTGCTTTAGATGCTTTTGAGTACGATTGTGTGGTAGATTATTTAGTGAAGCCTATTAAAGAGAGGCTGGATAAAGCCATTCAGAAAGTCCAAAAATTTCAAATGCCCAATGATGATGATACAACAATCGTTTCCAAAGAAAAAGAAAGTATTGAAGAGTTGTATGTAAATGTAGACAGAAGGTTGGTGAAAATCAGTTTTTCAGATATCAATATCATTGAAGCAAAAGGAGATTATATCAAAATAAAAACAGATAATAAAAACCATATCGTACATTCTACATTAAAGAAAATAGAAGATAAGTTACCTACAGATTTATTTTTAAAAATACATAGGTCTTATATTATTAATTTATCAAAAATTATTGATATTGAAGATAATAGTGTTTTAATTAAACAAGATGTAATTCCGGTAAGCAGATCCAATCGA
This window of the Flavobacteriaceae bacterium genome carries:
- a CDS encoding Hpt domain-containing protein, yielding MDTPNLNYIKELSDGDKKFEEKLLSVLKKEFPLELNSFLNNYQKKDYKKSAEDVHKLKHKISILGLVNGYRVATDFENELKLESDSLYESFMQIINQIKLFLKINPL
- a CDS encoding response regulator; the protein is MKCLIIDDDATARLIMRQLCEGFGNLTIVDEFSNAIDAIKFLNSNSIDLIFLDIHMPTFSGFDFIQTLKTPPKIVLTTSDKNFALDAFEYDCVVDYLVKPIKERLDKAIQKVQKFQMPNDDDTTIVSKEKESIEELYVNVDRRLVKISFSDINIIEAKGDYIKIKTDNKNHIVHSTLKKIEDKLPTDLFLKIHRSYIINLSKIIDIEDNSVLIKQDVIPVSRSNRSELMKRLNLL
- a CDS encoding response regulator, translating into MKKLRILLIEDDEIERMKFKRVCTKNGFEHIIVEAPNGEIALHLLDSNKLPDFILLDLNMPKMNGTEFLKSLKANPALQFIPIVVLSTSNNYEDVKKCYEIGASGYMIKPLHFEDYKQKVISLLNYWENNELIEE
- the folB gene encoding dihydroneopterin aldolase, translating into MGCIQINNIKLYAFHGCLEEEAKIGSKYRVDIKIKANLIKPSLSDELSDTVDYVHVNHIVREEMAIRSKLLENVAKRILDRIFRELKTVKKGTVSIAKINPPVEGNVNEVVVVLSKKRKI
- a CDS encoding PAS domain S-box protein produces the protein MNSPKSEILQKALAREKLARKEAEKILEEKSLELFNKSKELLAINENLAKVIDQKTIEFKGIFDNIIDSYILMDLYGNVLKMNKPAVNFFGFDIKNEQFNVSEILYEDDFEYAQKSFKKLLIEGSFKNYQSRIYTKSKEVKWVQINSSIVTDTTGIPAFAHGIIRDITKAKQQQQDFEEQKQQLDAIVDNSFLGIVLSNKEGKVLKTNTALENLLNYPQEELLNLKVDDITLKEDNDVFHKYINDLNNGKTDHFTLKRRYQSKKGEIIWGKTNVAAVRKTNKSLHYQVFLIEDITEELKKGALLEALNNLMSSILGKTNIYEISLEIAEKIIGLLDFENCVIYLLDKEKQVLQQIASYGKSSNKIVPLGEGVISTVAETGIPEIISDVSKDPRYLMDTELNIRKLLYPLFQVKKLSE
- a CDS encoding GHKL domain-containing protein produces the protein METLQTIAGLAATQLKNAMSLQLRKEMEKQKEIILKDLTKSNQELNDFAHVVSHDLKSPLRSMNALVSWLKEDCADFSNDDINANLDSLLKKIDRMDLLINGILSYASIDRVKKKSQPIDLNELVRDILDTIHTPQNIEIQIKTKLPIVKGDSFKMIQLFQNLLSNAIKYSDKEKGVVIINCISEKNYWQFSIRDNGMGISEKYFDKIFQVFQVLEKSEDSTGVGLSIVQKIIAFYNGKIWLESKLEKGTTFFFTLPK
- a CDS encoding helix-turn-helix domain-containing protein, translating into MVIDFYFRIFLNIMSFSVALVLGFLFITAKSKNKKANVFLSLFLWSISLEVLDVILYSVDGIPASIPQCSLFTFPFLFLYIIKTLNKKIKWGYFLLFAPGILFNLSLFLVYAVTYFDYVFNISLLVFILYILKLHQRSIGDFYSDTENKMLSWIKQLVYIALFFHIIWVFEDIIGIYNEAVTFYFVIASDILTFFMLYWIGHNGFSQSEIFTSIQFQNTTGDISEKPDVTIKMNEKFAQISKIILQEKLFTDNHLNLKTLSNHLNLGEKELSIIINKNTKNNFYHFINRFRIDEFKKLLSSPKSKQLSILGLAQEAGFSSKSTFYSVFKNTEGITPKQYQKQLNKSE